A single Bosea sp. PAMC 26642 DNA region contains:
- a CDS encoding cytochrome c1 has translation MLPFRLALAGLAAGFSLSLGVSGALAAEGRVIPPAQSWSFSGPFGKFDRAQLQRGYKVTKEVCANCHSMSLLRFRNLSQPGGPEFSTGQVLALAATYQIKDGPNEQGEMFDRPGRPADAVPAPFPNEQAARAANGGAYPPDMSVLAKARTYERGFPRFIFDIFTQYQEQGPDYIHALLGGYHEKPPEGFPSLQPGQYYNEYMPGHLIAMPKPISDGQVEYPKGPDGKSPVPETVDQYGKDVAAFMVWMAEPHLEARKRTGLMWMPFLIILGGLLYYTKKKVWARMPDGSPLH, from the coding sequence ATGCTTCCGTTTCGCCTGGCGCTGGCCGGGCTCGCCGCCGGGTTCTCGCTGTCGCTTGGGGTTTCCGGCGCGCTGGCCGCCGAAGGCCGCGTCATACCGCCGGCGCAGAGCTGGAGCTTCTCGGGTCCGTTCGGAAAGTTCGATCGGGCGCAGCTGCAACGCGGCTACAAGGTGACGAAGGAAGTCTGCGCCAACTGCCATTCGATGTCGCTGCTGCGCTTCCGCAACCTGTCGCAGCCGGGCGGTCCAGAGTTCAGTACCGGGCAGGTTCTGGCCCTGGCCGCGACCTACCAGATCAAGGACGGCCCCAACGAGCAGGGCGAGATGTTCGACCGGCCGGGCCGGCCGGCCGACGCCGTCCCGGCGCCGTTTCCCAATGAACAGGCCGCGCGCGCGGCCAATGGCGGCGCCTATCCGCCCGACATGTCCGTGCTGGCCAAGGCTCGCACCTATGAGCGCGGCTTCCCCCGCTTCATCTTCGACATCTTCACTCAGTATCAGGAGCAGGGGCCCGACTATATCCACGCCCTGCTCGGCGGCTATCACGAGAAGCCTCCGGAAGGCTTCCCGTCGCTGCAGCCGGGCCAGTACTACAACGAGTACATGCCGGGTCATCTGATCGCGATGCCCAAGCCGATCTCGGACGGGCAGGTCGAGTACCCCAAGGGGCCGGACGGCAAATCGCCGGTGCCCGAGACTGTCGATCAGTACGGCAAGGACGTCGCCGCCTTCATGGTCTGGATGGCCGAGCCGCATCTGGAAGCGCGCAAGCGCACAGGCCTGATGTGGATGCCGTTCCTCATCATCCTCGGCGGCCTGCTCTACTACACCAAGAAAAAGGTCTGGGCCCGGATGCCGGACGGTTCACCGTTGCACTGA
- a CDS encoding adenine phosphoribosyltransferase, whose translation MNLADSIRAIADYPKPGIVFRDITTLLGDARAFRRAVDELVQPFAGLKIDKIAGIEARGFILGGAVAHQLSAGFVPVRKKGKLPHETVSATYLLEYGTDEIEVHKDAVMRGERVLLVDDLVATGGTAEAAVDLLSQLGAEVVAACFIVDLPELGGADRIRRLGVPVRTLVSFDGH comes from the coding sequence ATGAACCTCGCCGACAGCATCCGCGCGATCGCGGACTATCCCAAGCCCGGCATCGTCTTCCGTGACATCACCACGCTGCTGGGCGATGCGCGCGCGTTTCGGCGGGCGGTCGACGAACTGGTGCAGCCTTTCGCGGGCCTGAAGATCGACAAGATCGCCGGTATCGAGGCGCGCGGCTTCATTCTGGGCGGCGCCGTGGCGCACCAGCTTTCGGCCGGCTTCGTGCCGGTGCGCAAGAAGGGCAAGCTGCCGCATGAGACGGTGAGCGCGACCTATCTGCTCGAATACGGCACCGACGAGATCGAGGTGCACAAGGACGCCGTCATGCGTGGCGAGCGTGTGCTGCTCGTCGACGATCTGGTCGCAACCGGCGGCACGGCCGAGGCTGCCGTCGATCTGCTGTCGCAATTGGGGGCCGAGGTCGTCGCGGCCTGCTTCATCGTGGATCTACCGGAACTCGGCGGCGCCGACAGGATCAGGCGGCTCGGCGTCCCGGTGCGGACGCTGGTTTCCTTCGACGGGCATTGA
- a CDS encoding class II aldolase/adducin family protein: MSEATLRADIVAVAQAIDRAGFCPSKSGNVSARFDGGLLITPSGLPYAQTQPEDLIHLSLDGSVLGGTREPSSEWPFHVAIYKARPDAQAIVHTHSPRATALASTRRGIPAFHYMIALCGGADVRCAEYATFGTPELARNAVEALEGRKAVLLANHGVIALGGSLAGAHQIVAEVENLAGQYLDILAAGLKPVVLDEAEMVRVSARFAGYGKVG; encoded by the coding sequence ATGAGCGAAGCGACCTTGCGGGCCGATATCGTCGCGGTCGCCCAGGCGATCGACCGGGCCGGCTTCTGCCCGTCCAAATCGGGCAATGTCTCGGCGCGCTTCGATGGCGGGCTGCTGATCACGCCATCGGGGCTTCCCTATGCCCAGACGCAACCCGAAGACCTGATCCATCTGTCGCTGGATGGGTCCGTGCTGGGCGGCACGCGCGAGCCGTCATCGGAATGGCCGTTCCATGTCGCAATCTACAAGGCGCGTCCCGACGCGCAGGCGATCGTCCATACGCATTCGCCCCGCGCAACCGCGCTGGCCAGCACGCGGCGCGGCATTCCGGCTTTCCATTACATGATTGCGCTGTGCGGTGGGGCGGATGTGCGCTGCGCGGAGTATGCGACATTCGGCACGCCGGAGCTCGCGCGCAACGCCGTCGAGGCGCTCGAGGGCCGCAAGGCTGTCCTGCTCGCCAATCACGGCGTCATCGCGCTCGGCGGCTCGCTGGCGGGCGCGCACCAGATCGTGGCGGAGGTCGAAAACCTGGCCGGGCAGTATCTCGATATCCTGGCGGCCGGACTCAAGCCTGTCGTCCTGGACGAGGCCGAGATGGTGCGGGTCAGCGCGCGGTTCGCCGGCTACGGCAAGGTCGGGTAA
- the mtnA gene encoding S-methyl-5-thioribose-1-phosphate isomerase: MKIGGQPYRTIWLAQDGGSVCVIDQTRLPFRFETVTLTTVEQAAEAIRSMIVRGAPLIGATAAYGVALALREDPSDAALDAALVLLGATRPTAVNLHWALARMNRRVAGLKLRVRAQAAYAEAALICDEDVALCRAIGEHGLPLIRAIAARKPAGEPVNILTHCNAGWLATVDWGTALAPIYLAHDAGIPIHVWVDETRPRNQGAALTAYELGAHGVPHTVIVDNAGGHLMQRGAVDMVIVGTDRTTATGDVANKIGTYLKALAAHDNGVPFYVALPSPTIDWSLEDGLRDIPIEERSAKEVTHLTGMSEAGAGESFQVAAPGSPAANPAFDVTPARLVTGLITERGISPATRAGLAGLFPEMAHGAAA, encoded by the coding sequence ATGAAGATCGGGGGACAGCCCTACCGGACGATCTGGCTGGCGCAGGATGGCGGCTCCGTCTGCGTCATCGACCAGACCAGGCTACCCTTCCGCTTCGAGACCGTGACGCTAACGACGGTCGAACAGGCGGCCGAGGCCATCCGCAGCATGATCGTCCGCGGTGCTCCCCTGATCGGTGCGACGGCGGCCTATGGCGTGGCGTTGGCGCTGCGCGAGGATCCCTCAGATGCGGCGCTGGACGCCGCGCTGGTGCTGCTCGGCGCGACGCGGCCGACGGCGGTGAACCTCCACTGGGCGCTGGCGCGCATGAACCGGCGGGTCGCCGGTCTGAAGCTGCGGGTGCGGGCGCAGGCGGCCTATGCCGAGGCCGCTCTGATCTGCGACGAGGATGTGGCGCTGTGCCGGGCCATCGGCGAGCATGGCCTGCCGCTGATCCGCGCGATCGCGGCGCGCAAGCCCGCGGGCGAGCCCGTCAACATCCTGACCCATTGCAATGCCGGCTGGCTCGCCACGGTCGATTGGGGCACGGCGCTGGCGCCGATCTACCTCGCTCATGATGCGGGCATTCCCATCCACGTCTGGGTCGACGAGACGCGGCCGCGCAATCAGGGCGCGGCTCTGACCGCCTACGAGCTTGGCGCCCATGGCGTGCCGCATACCGTGATCGTCGACAATGCCGGCGGACATCTGATGCAGCGGGGCGCGGTCGACATGGTGATCGTCGGCACCGACCGGACGACGGCGACCGGCGACGTCGCCAACAAGATCGGCACCTATCTCAAGGCGCTCGCCGCGCATGACAACGGCGTGCCGTTCTATGTGGCGCTGCCATCGCCGACGATCGACTGGAGCCTGGAGGACGGCCTGCGCGATATCCCGATCGAGGAGCGGTCGGCGAAAGAGGTCACGCATCTGACAGGCATGAGCGAAGCGGGGGCGGGCGAGTCCTTTCAAGTCGCAGCGCCAGGCAGTCCGGCCGCCAATCCGGCTTTCGACGTGACACCGGCGCGGCTCGTCACCGGCCTGATCACCGAGCGCGGCATCTCGCCTGCGACGCGCGCGGGGCTGGCCGGCCTGTTTCCCGAAATGGCGCACGGAGCGGCGGCATGA
- a CDS encoding cytochrome b, whose translation MSGHSSYNPKTGIERWLDARLPIVRLVHDSAVSYPVPRNLNYFWTFGGILTFMLVAQIVTGIILAMHYTPLSTVAFNSVEHIMRDVNYGWLLRYLHANGASMFFVAVYVHMFRGLYYGSYKAPREVLWILGVVIFLLMMAAAFMGYVLPWGQMSFWGATVITNLFSALPVIGETIVTFLWGGYSVDNPTLNRFFSLHYLLPFMIFGVVILHIWALHHVGQNNPTGVEVKNVQKDTVPFTPYATIKDLFAMVCFTFVFSYFVFYQPNFMGHADNYIPANPSVTPQHIVPEWYFLPFYAILRAIPDKLGGVLAMGAAIVVLAFLPWIDSSKVRSMNYRPVAKILFWAFVAVCIGLGYLGAMPAEGGYVTASQIFTALYFGYFVALFVIGLFEKPLTMPSSIADSVLGAMKGGSGARLATATAAEPNAKG comes from the coding sequence ATGAGTGGTCACAGCTCCTACAATCCCAAGACCGGCATCGAGCGCTGGCTCGACGCGCGCCTGCCGATCGTCCGGCTGGTGCACGATTCGGCGGTGTCCTACCCGGTGCCGCGCAACCTGAATTATTTCTGGACCTTCGGCGGCATCCTGACCTTCATGCTGGTCGCGCAGATCGTCACGGGCATCATCCTGGCGATGCATTACACGCCGCTCTCGACCGTCGCCTTCAACTCCGTCGAGCACATCATGCGCGACGTGAACTATGGCTGGCTGCTGCGCTACCTGCACGCCAACGGCGCCTCGATGTTCTTCGTCGCGGTCTATGTCCACATGTTCCGCGGGCTCTATTACGGCTCCTACAAGGCGCCGCGCGAGGTTCTCTGGATCCTCGGCGTCGTCATCTTCCTGTTGATGATGGCCGCTGCCTTCATGGGCTACGTCCTGCCCTGGGGCCAGATGTCGTTCTGGGGCGCGACCGTCATCACCAACCTGTTCTCGGCGCTGCCGGTGATCGGCGAGACGATCGTCACCTTCCTGTGGGGCGGCTACTCGGTCGACAACCCGACGCTGAACCGCTTCTTCTCGCTGCACTATCTGCTGCCGTTCATGATCTTCGGCGTGGTGATCCTGCACATCTGGGCGCTGCACCATGTCGGGCAGAACAACCCGACCGGCGTCGAGGTCAAGAACGTGCAGAAGGACACCGTGCCGTTCACGCCCTATGCGACGATCAAGGACCTGTTCGCGATGGTGTGCTTCACCTTCGTGTTCTCGTATTTCGTCTTCTACCAGCCGAACTTTATGGGCCATGCCGACAACTACATCCCGGCCAACCCGTCGGTCACGCCCCAGCACATCGTGCCGGAATGGTACTTCCTGCCGTTCTACGCGATCCTGCGCGCCATTCCCGACAAGCTCGGCGGCGTGCTTGCGATGGGCGCGGCCATCGTCGTGCTCGCCTTCCTGCCCTGGATCGACTCGTCCAAGGTCAGGTCGATGAACTATCGCCCGGTCGCCAAGATCCTGTTCTGGGCCTTCGTCGCGGTCTGCATCGGCCTTGGCTATCTGGGTGCCATGCCGGCCGAGGGCGGTTATGTCACCGCCTCGCAGATCTTCACGGCGCTCTATTTCGGCTACTTCGTCGCGCTGTTCGTGATCGGCCTGTTCGAGAAGCCGCTGACGATGCCGAGCTCGATCGCGGATTCGGTGCTGGGCGCCATGAAGGGCGGCTCCGGCGCGCGCCTGGCGACCGCCACTGCAGCAGAACCGAACGCTAAGGGCTGA
- a CDS encoding S-methyl-5'-thioadenosine phosphorylase codes for MTKAVLGIIGGSGIYDLPGLTDLREERIASPWGEPSDALRIGRIGGTKIVFLPRHGRGHAIPPSEINYRANIDVLKRAGVTDLVSLSACGSYRSELYPGLFVLIDQFVDRTVKRESSFFGRGCVAHVSFGHPVGPRLQQRLADAAKAEDIAFVKGGTLVAMEGPQFSSLAESLTYKSLGYDLIGMTAMPEAKLAREAEITYATVGMVTDYDCWHEDHGAVDVATVVKVLHGNAETAKRLVARLAADFPPEREPCPAGSHNALDNAIITAPEYRDAALLAKLDAVAGRVLKAA; via the coding sequence ATGACCAAAGCCGTTCTGGGTATCATCGGCGGCTCGGGCATCTACGACCTGCCGGGTCTCACCGACCTGCGCGAGGAGCGCATCGCGAGCCCATGGGGCGAGCCCTCGGACGCCCTGCGCATCGGCCGCATCGGCGGGACGAAAATCGTCTTCCTGCCGCGCCACGGCCGGGGCCATGCGATCCCGCCCTCCGAGATCAACTACCGCGCCAATATCGACGTGCTGAAGCGGGCGGGCGTCACGGACCTCGTCTCGCTCTCGGCCTGCGGCTCCTATCGCTCGGAGCTCTATCCCGGCCTGTTCGTACTGATCGACCAATTCGTCGACCGCACCGTAAAGCGGGAGAGCTCCTTCTTCGGCCGAGGATGCGTCGCCCATGTCTCCTTCGGCCACCCGGTCGGTCCGCGCCTGCAGCAAAGGCTGGCGGACGCGGCGAAGGCCGAGGACATAGCCTTCGTCAAGGGCGGCACCCTGGTGGCGATGGAAGGGCCTCAGTTCTCCAGCCTGGCCGAATCCCTGACCTACAAATCTCTCGGCTACGATCTGATCGGCATGACCGCGATGCCCGAGGCCAAGCTCGCCCGCGAGGCCGAGATCACCTATGCGACCGTCGGCATGGTGACGGACTATGATTGCTGGCACGAGGATCATGGCGCGGTCGATGTCGCGACCGTCGTGAAGGTGCTCCACGGCAATGCCGAGACGGCCAAGCGCCTCGTCGCGCGGCTTGCCGCCGATTTCCCGCCCGAGCGCGAGCCCTGTCCCGCAGGGTCGCACAACGCGCTCGACAATGCGATCATCACGGCACCCGAATACCGCGATGCCGCCCTGCTGGCGAAGCTCGACGCCGTCGCCGGCCGGGTGCTGAAGGCGGCTTGA